The Glycine soja cultivar W05 chromosome 19, ASM419377v2, whole genome shotgun sequence genomic sequence AAACCTTGACAATGTGACCAAAATTGTTGTCAtggattgttattttaaaacctTGACTAGAACCCTAGAAGACAGACCCCGACTATGTTAATGAGCAGCTGCTGCAGGTATTCAAAATCTGAATGTGATGGGAAAGGAAATCAGTCGTGGTAGGAAGTAATTTATCAACAATTAACATTTGGTCAATTAACAGGTTGTGTCAGCTCTTGCTGTGGACCACACGGGATCAAGAGTGCTTTCTGGAAGCTATGACTATATGGTACGAATGTATGATTTTCAAGGAATGAATGCTCGTTTGGAATCGTTTCGACAGCTGGAGCCATTTGAAGGTCATCAAGTTCGCAATTTAAGCTGGAGTCCAACTGCAGATCGCTTTTTGTGTGTGACTGGATCAGCTCAAGCAAAGGTAGTGTGTGGCATCATTAtctgctagttttttttttgtgtgtgtgctcCAGTGATTTTCCATTAACTGTAACATTCGTCCTATTCCCACAGATTTATGATCGTGATGGGCTTACTTTGGGAGAGTTTGTGAAAGGAGACATGTATATTCGTGATCTAAAGAATACCAAGGGCCACATATCTGGATTGACATGTGGAGAGTGGCATCCAAAAACTAAAGAGACCATTTTAACATCATCAGAGGATGGCTCACTGCGCATATGGGATGTCAATGACTTCAAAAGTCAGAAGCAGGTTTGGAAAATTTACCTTAGTCTTCTTCCAtggtaaatattttcttttgattagtTCCATGCattgtgattttgtttttatttataatctttatatgaaaataaagagCCTTTCAAACAGATATTTGGGGGTACTtggattttcttaaaataaaactttaggCTTTATACAGAAAAGTGGCTGAAAGCATCTCTTGCTTCTAACATTGCTTGTACAATTATTGGCTTCTACATTGCATGCGGTTGTGTGACATTGTCTTTATAAAATCCCCTCTTACTCCGTTTTATTACTTAATGGGAAAAAATTATTGcaagttttaataaatttatgctctaatttatattttacaattttctGATGTTATTGAagttttgttgttattgttcAATGGTTAGGTCATTAAACCAAAGCTTGCGAGACCTGGAAGAGTTCCTGTCACCACATGTGCATGGGATCATGATGGTAAATGCATTGCTGGTGGTATAGGAGATGGTTCAATTCAGGTATCTATCTTTTCTCGCTATAATACTGGGTAATAAAGTCAATATCTGTTTACTGATATTAAGCTTGGATTGAAACACCATTAACTATCTCCTTATATATTGCTTGGAATggtcaattaattttaacagATTTGGAATATTAAGCCTGGATGGGGGAGTAGGCCAGATGTACATATTGAGAAAAGTCATGAGGATGATATTAGTGGTCTGAAATTTTCAAGTGATGGGAGAATCTTATTGTCAAGGAGTTTTGATGGTTCATTGAAGGTAAATAAATGATCACAATGAAATCATCTTATAGCTTGTTGATATTTTTGCTTTCTTTAATTAGACATGTATTTACCCCTATCTAATCTTCCTGACTTTTGAATTATGTCTCAGGTTTGGGATCTGCGCAAAACAAAAGAACCATTAAAAGTATTTGAGGATCTGCCAAATCACTATGCACAAACAAATATTGCCTTCAGTCCTGATGAGCGACTCTTTTTGACTGGAACATCTGTGGAAAGGGAGAGCATGACAGGAGGTTTATTGTGCTTCTTTGATAGAGTAAATCTTGAGCTTGTTTCAAAAGTTGGCATATCACCCACTTGTAGTGTTGTTCAGTGTTCTTGGCATCCCAAACTGAATCAGGTAACATAATATCCCAGCGACGTTACTTAACAATTTTCTGGTGTCATCTTGCATTCTCTGAACAGGATTTGTTGCTCTTGCTTATAACTCGTTTTGAACTTGCATTTATCGGTAAAGATCTTTGCAACTACTGGTGATAAAAGCCAAGGTGGGACTCACATACTATATGATCCAACCGTAAGTGAAAGAGGAGCTCTTGTATGTGTTGCACGTGCACCAAGGAAAAAATCAATTGATGACTTTGAGGCAAAACCTGTCATTCACAATCCTCATGCTTTACCACTATTTAGAGATCAGCCTAGCCGTAAGCGTCAGCGAGAGAAAGTACTAAAGGATCCATTGAAGTCCCATAAGCCTGAACTACCTATGACAGGTCCTGGCTTTGGTGGACGAGTTGGTACTAGTCAAGGAAGCTTACTGACCCAGTATCTTCTAAAGGTTTGTTGTTTGAGCGCATTTCTTCcgtattatttttcttgaatttgCAGTTTTCATGCTTTAGATTGTGACAGTGGAAGGTACTTACATTTTAATGTAATTGCAGAAAGGTGGTATGATCAAGGAGACATGGATGGAGGAAGATCCAAGGGAAGCTATCCTGAAATATGCTGATGCTGCAGCAAAGGATCCAAAGTTCATTGCTCCAGCATATGCAGAAACCCAACCTGAGCCAGTTTTTGCAAAGTCAGATTCTGAGGATGAGGAGAAATGATCGGGTTACCAAGTTATTGTATCACAAAGATGGCTAACAAGGGGACGGTAGGCAAGAGTGTACTGTACTTTATTTCGAGAGGCTGGGAGAAGTTTCGCTAATGCAATGATGCTGTTGAAATTGTAACACCTCTAATGTTTTAGTACCTCATGTCTGTAAATTAGTCatgtaaaattgaattttgcaaactataaaatgatacatttacgaattttagatattttgttatacTCCTATGCAATGATTTGGCATGGCGTGATAGTGCCATCAGAAGCAATCTTTACCACTTCAATGCTGTCAACCATAGTTTTTTAACGAAAATCAGTGGTGACGGCccattaattctaaaaaaatcggTGCTTTAGTGTAGCTTTTCTTGTCTATCGTGAATTCAAAggccatttttaaaaataaatttgatagtgGATCGAATCTTTAATTAGGCCTTGTTTAAAATCATCATATTTAGAATTTTGAAAGCTCTTGATTTTTAGATCATAGATGTATAAAGAATTATTATATTAGACTTTAATGTGAGAGCGAGacgtaaatttaaataaagaagagaattaaagtttgtttctaattttacaatgaaaaataaatataggaATAAGAACACTGTAGCAATGTCTTGTTTTACTAATGATTTTAGGTTAGTATTGATTTGATTAGCAAGCTTATGCAAGTgtcaaaacaaaaagatggaGTAGAAACTGTGTGCAATTTGATATATTTAAGATCATGgtcttttttttgtgttaacCTACAAGGATTTTTATCACTTCACTGACGATATCAATGtttctcttaaaataaatattctcttttaaaaatgtgtgtttttccttttcaattaaTCTTAATATTATAAGTTCTCTTATCACACATTGAGAATATTAGACCTATTCCAATGTCTTGAAgcctatttttaaattattaattgaagcatgtaaaaatacatatttattaaataaaaatattattaaaaatacataattgaaCTATGATATATAGGATCCATTGATGTTTGATTTAATAATAcataataatcttattttcatatttatatctataatttaaaaaattaaaatgtaattatatattttaattaaaaacattaaattaaagcttacaatttattttgtgcacaaacaaacacaaattagTCAATACGAAAATACAAATTGTGAAAAGTCTTGTTAAGCAGCAGTAAAAGAATTTCAAGATTTCCTTTAAAAGATGTTAATAATCATATatcacaaattaaattattattgtaaataaaaatataatttatatatcaaatatattttttatttatgttaagcTCACTActgttttattacaaatttagaaagaaaactAAGCAACTTGAACGAAGTTAAGGTTCATTACTCACCGTCGTTCCGCCACCAGTTGTCTGTGACAAATAACCAAGCAACGTacgtgtttttccttttttcttcactTCACAAGTGCGAGGTAGGAGAGTCACTTCTCTTCCTTTCTCAGTTCATTACACCAAACAGAACTTGCTGCTATTATCTATActattaaaaaaggaaatagtTATTCTTGGTATccacaatttttaaataattttatcatttttttcattctttaaacTTTTATTACTCTCTCTTAATAATTATTCACTATTTTCATGttcttagttattttttattagtgttatttttttatttttttacttctaaatctttttttccctttacttttattttttatatttaacttcTAAGTACTTCCCTCTTCTTCTGATGCGATTTCGGTTTATTCCAAATTTCATTGAAACTAAGAGTGAGTGCATTTGGTTGCGGTAATTATAATTGggtaatgtatttttttgtgggaattaaatttattttcattaaaatgacTTGTTTAGATGTTTTACTAAAACTAGAATACTGTGTCAGTGCTCTTGGTGAGTCGTCTcttgcataattttttaaaaattacaaaaatgaatTAATCGTATTTAGAAGTAtgatttcattataaaaaaaaatcgtatatatacatactatttcagtttttaaattttttattatttaaagttgaaataatatgttaaaatatgattttaacatttttttaattattttaaaaaatatattttaacatataattttagtttttaaagaaaaaaatattttaaacaaataaaaaatgaaatcataccctgatatataattttttattgtgagatcatatttatctatttttataattttttaaaaaaatacttattatgataatttttataaaactctaCCCGTTTTCGTAATTAATCCTCACGGGTCGGAAAAGCAaacaggaatttttttttaaaatgcaaaaaaaaataaaaataagaaaaataaaaagtgagagTGTAGTTGTTGATACGTAGAATTTGTTTGGTAGCTAGacaaatttatatatagtatttgattgatgaatttaaaattttagaatttgaaaAAGTAATTTACAACTACCTAAAAACACATAATTCTAAATCCCCTCAAAATAGTTCTGGATCGAAAGGCGAGGCGGACCTTCGGGCGTTGCTCGCTCTCGACACCAGCACTCTCTCTGTGGTTTGTCTTTCTTGCTCTCTCTCGTTTGCTAGGGTTTCTCCATTCAAATTTG encodes the following:
- the LOC114400551 gene encoding WD repeat-containing protein 70; the encoded protein is MKCSGRGSRSLCKERRMEEEGDIYDGVRAQFPLSFGKQSKPQTPLEAIHNATRRSNSNPKTANDLPSVSSSSRDWLNSLRPPKTPTPPPPLPPPDHDDGPMVGPPPPPPTAADEEEDDDDAEMIGPPPPPPIASESEDDSDQDEVGTRFRIPLSNEIVLKGHTKVVSALAVDHTGSRVLSGSYDYMVRMYDFQGMNARLESFRQLEPFEGHQVRNLSWSPTADRFLCVTGSAQAKIYDRDGLTLGEFVKGDMYIRDLKNTKGHISGLTCGEWHPKTKETILTSSEDGSLRIWDVNDFKSQKQVIKPKLARPGRVPVTTCAWDHDGKCIAGGIGDGSIQIWNIKPGWGSRPDVHIEKSHEDDISGLKFSSDGRILLSRSFDGSLKVWDLRKTKEPLKVFEDLPNHYAQTNIAFSPDERLFLTGTSVERESMTGGLLCFFDRVNLELVSKVGISPTCSVVQCSWHPKLNQIFATTGDKSQGGTHILYDPTVSERGALVCVARAPRKKSIDDFEAKPVIHNPHALPLFRDQPSRKRQREKVLKDPLKSHKPELPMTGPGFGGRVGTSQGSLLTQYLLKKGGMIKETWMEEDPREAILKYADAAAKDPKFIAPAYAETQPEPVFAKSDSEDEEK